In Paenibacillus segetis, the genomic window TAATCCGTGCAGTTCTTTCTCTATGTCTGCTCTTTGTTGTTCAGGTAACTTATTCGTTACGGCATAAATGTACTTTTTAACTAACTCCATCGCCCGTTCCTCCCCGAATTAAGCTTTCAATGCTGACCGTCATCATTTGCCATTCCTGACATAGTTGGCGGTAAACTTCCTTACCAGTAGGACTTAGCAAGTAGTATTTTCGAGGTCTGGTTTCATTGGTATCCCACTTACTTTCAAGTAGTTCTTGTTTCTCCAATCTGCGCAATAGAGGGTACATGGTGCCTGGATCAATGTTAATGCCTTTCTCCTCTAAAATAGAGACGAGAGAATAGCCGTATTGCGGCTCCGATAATTGACTGAGTACGCCGATAATGATCGTCCCCCGTCGCATCTCTTGTGTTAGTCCGTTGATCGTTTCTTTTATATCCATGAAACATCAGCTCCTGCTTTTACTATACTGTATGACACACACTATTGTAAATAATACATTAAAAATAAATTTCAATTATAACATTGTATCTAACTAAAAAAACTGCTCACACTTTAAGCTTCATTCGAAGCAGCGCGAGCAGGTGAGCATGGAACAGGTTTTGCGGTTATGTACACGAAATTTTTGCACAGGCGGTGGAATGGGTAGATTTATTTTTCCAGTTCAAAAATTAATTCATTAGCCATTCGTTTATTCAAATGATAGGTTTTGAACTCTTCTTTTTTTGTTGCGAGTTTCTTAATTTTTGCGATTTGGGTGTCCGTTGGTAGCTGAAGCTCAATCATTCGCTCATAGTTAAGAGAGGCAACTTTGAGCGCAGTTTCGTCAGAGAGAAGATCTATGAGATCATACAAACCGTCCCTAGCCTGGTTAGCTGGTAGGCCAAATCCGGAGTCAGTCGATAACATGAACCGATCTGGATATTGCTCTATTATGGGTACAAAATCTTGAAGTGAATTAGAGCTATCTGGACTATAAGCGGTAAAACCAGCAAAAAAATCGATGTATAAGTTGGAGTGCTTGTCTAATAAGTATTTGATATTATCTGGCGTATTGTACGCATTGGCATGTCCAAAAATAATGCTCGTATCGGGATGTTGATCCAGTGCCTGCTCCAGATAATCTATGGGTGAACCGCTTGGGGGATCGATATGTAGTAGGACAGGGACGCGGTATTTAGCAGCGAGATCATAAATTTGCGGGAGATAACCATCATTAGGATGCTCCGATTTCCACTCCACTTTGGATACAACCGGTGAGTAACTTGATGCAGCC contains:
- a CDS encoding PadR family transcriptional regulator, coding for MDIKETINGLTQEMRRGTIIIGVLSQLSEPQYGYSLVSILEEKGINIDPGTMYPLLRRLEKQELLESKWDTNETRPRKYYLLSPTGKEVYRQLCQEWQMMTVSIESLIRGGTGDGVS
- a CDS encoding amidohydrolase family protein, producing the protein MSKKLWLIALTLSLVIATLTGCNTFGAKREVVVDSLTSYEPKQELELIQKIRKTRDSNIKLSELYQDITLIDIHNHAAENPNAVNEWTQDGIDRVVLFGDVSEPSAQRTDQLAWEHYRNDPSHVYPSFAGFPIYEEEGLTIVKDNLEQGYLNIGEVVAASSYSPVVSKVEWKSEHPNDGYLPQIYDLAAKYRVPVLLHIDPPSGSPIDYLEQALDQHPDTSIIFGHANAYNTPDNIKYLLDKHSNLYIDFFAGFTAYSPDSSNSLQDFVPIIEQYPDRFMLSTDSGFGLPANQARDGLYDLIDLLSDETALKVASLNYERMIELQLPTDTQIAKIKKLATKKEEFKTYHLNKRMANELIFELEK